GAGTATCTTCCTCGAGTTCTGCGTAAGCCTAGAGAAGCCAAGAAAAACGGTCAGAAGATAACTAGGTGAGCAGGAGAATAGAGGCTACGATAGTGCCCATACCTGTAGTAGAGCCTTTTGCTGGGTCGTCAACTTGGTGGGAGTTTGaattttcaaatgaatatAATGATTTCCACTCCCATAGCTGTTAACACGCCGCAGTCCTTTGCCAGTGAGATTGATGACCTTATGTGACGATGTTCCCGGTGGAATCTGAATGGTCTGGTCTTCGTACACACCCTGCACACGGATGGTACCGCCTAGGACGGCTTGTGATAAGGAAATTGAGGCATCGGTGTGTACATCAGCTCCATCCCGCCGAAAGTAGCGACTTTTCTCCACCCTGCAATGGAAGATGGCCAAATTGTTAGCGCAAGGTGCGTCGTTTTTCATTAATAGCGAAGCGGAACTTActtaaatttaatgaaaatttctTTGCTGCCAACATTCATGCGCACCATTTGCTCATCCTCGATGCCCGCAGGCACTGGGACAGTCACTCGTTTCCGCTGAACCGTCTGTCCCTTGCCTCCACACTCGAGGCAAGGGTATTTGATGTACATCCGCGTACCCTGGCAATACCGGCATGTCGAACGCATCACAAATGGTCCAGTCGATATCGTTTCCATACCCGTTCCATTGCAGTACTGACATTTACCCGGCTTGGTGCCCGGCTCACACCGGGAACCACTACACTTCTGGCACGTGTCCACCACGTTTACATCAATGTCCTTATTTACACCACGAGCCGCTTGTGCGAAGGTTAGATTCATGATAATCTCCTGCGCCCCACCAAACCCAAACTTGGAATCGCTGAAATCGTCAAATCCCGACTGAAAGCCGCCATCGCCGAAAATCTTCCGGAACAGCTCCTCCGGATCGATTGTCGAACGAAACTGCCAGTTTTGTGAGAATCCCTGGGGCCCAGCTCCGGCTCCCGGTCGGCTTCCGCCGCTTCGGCCCATCTGTTCCGACGTTTGTCCGTAGGTATCGTACtcacttcgcttcgtttcatcGCTCAGAACCTGCAAAACGTAAGCAAAGATCAGTTCCGGTGCGAGAACCGTTGGCCATCGTGTGGCCTTCCGTGTACCTCGTATGCTTCGGAAACTTCTTGAAACTTGCGTCCCGCATCCGGATCGTCTTTGTTCGTGTCGGGATGATACTTTTTCGCCAGCTGATAGTACGcttttttgatttctttcgGCGACGCGTTCTTGGTCACTCCGAGTGTACTGTAGTAGTCCTTTTTACGCAGAATGTTTGAAGTGTAAAATGACCGCACGGTACGCAACGAGGCACCTGTAAAAGGGAGGATGGTTGCGagatgaaggaggaaggtTTTAGCGAACACGCGCATGATGTAATCCGCACCTTTCTTAACCGGCTCGTTCGATAACCGCTGGAAGGCGGCCGGTGTGGAGAGATGCCGGGTGAGGGTGTCGCAGGCGACACGCCCTGGAAATCGGGTGTTTAGTATGGCAATGCCTTTCGGTGAGATAATCTGTAAGATTCCTCGCGAACCCATTTTCCGACCGGAATTTTCCCAGCGCTTTTCCACGAGCGTAGCGGCTCTCCAAGTATTTTACACTTTTCCGGCCTACTTTTCCAACCGGAACCACGGCGGGTATTGCAaatgatgctaatttgctTTGGAAAACTTCCGGAGCGGTATTTGAGACCGCACGAAAACTTCGAACTTCCACAGCCTTTTTGAACCAAACGGCAGCTGACAGCCGGGGATGCAGAgatttttgatttattgaagGTGGGGGTCAAGAATGTCCGATTCATGGTAGCATAAAATATAGTCTAGCGAAAGGTCGGAAGAGTTTCTTCATCACTAAATTCACGAAATcgtttaaaaaagaaaaaatctcCCACGTTTTGCAGCGATTTCTAACCAAAACAGTGGGTACAGTGGATTGTTGTGATTTTTCGCTaaaaattttgaattttgttgaaaattttgcagtttttggACAAAACGCTCATATTATATCGACCATCGCTGTAACAattgcttcgtcgtttacTCACTGCGGTTTTAGGAGTCGGAAATTCCGGGGTTCGGTTCTCGGAACTTGCGACTCCTGGATCCGTTTATACCTTAAAACGGGATTCAACCTGAAGTGCGCTTGAGCTTGTGAGTGAAAATTTTGCTGTTTCTTGCTTTTCGACTTgttttttgctattttccGTGATAATTAACCACCCCCGAGCGATCGGCATTTTTTTCCCGACAGGAAAAGGAATCCCCCGCAATTTTTGCACGATCTTTCGACCCCAAAACGTTTGCCCAAAATTTGAatctttttctccgttttttacTGAAAAAATACGAATTTCACTGAAAAAGTGAGTGAGCAGGGTTCTGGGACTGGTGACGAAAACTACTTCATGTGGCAGCGCATACTGACTTGTTTTATTCCTTTTATAGATGACTAACTTATCGCCTAGGTACAGCATTTCCTTAAAATGATTGTTTTCAAAGCTTATGTACATTTCTTTGCGTCTATCTATTTTAAAACTCAGtctcgaacgaacggacgctGGTACCGGTTGCAATCTAATCGCTTGGCGAGCTGCTTGCAAAACTGTACATCACGCAGATAGTCACCAAGGAAAACGGACAGCAGATACCACTGCT
This sequence is a window from Anopheles darlingi chromosome 3, idAnoDarlMG_H_01, whole genome shotgun sequence. Protein-coding genes within it:
- the LOC125953715 gene encoding protein tumorous imaginal discs, mitochondrial-like isoform X2 is translated as MRVFAKTFLLHLATILPFTGASLRTVRSFYTSNILRKKDYYSTLGVTKNASPKEIKKAYYQLAKKYHPDTNKDDPDAGRKFQEVSEAYEVLSDETKRSEYDTYGQTSEQMGRSGGSRPGAGAGPQGFSQNWQFRSTIDPEELFRKIFGDGGFQSGFDDFSDSKFGFGGAQEIIMNLTFAQAARGVNKDIDVNVVDTCQKCSGSRCEPGTKPGKCQYCNGTGMETISTGPFVMRSTCRYCQGTRMYIKYPCLECGGKGQTVQRKRVTVPVPAGIEDEQMVRMNVGSKEIFIKFKVEKSRYFRRDGADVHTDASISLSQAVLGGTIRVQGVYEDQTIQIPPGTSSHKVINLTGKGLRRVNSYGSGNHYIHLKIQTPTKLTTQQKALLQAYAELEEDTPGQIMGVTYRSDGKSTASSSSTASSSFTWSSENVSEKQTQGTRDDSYHDYKPHDETETHDYQKEQLGSRFYYSLGVLLVLCCFGYYCLNQSNAQFEQERALAIERQRQDQLYHRLKSPSDDTT
- the LOC125953715 gene encoding protein tumorous imaginal discs, mitochondrial-like isoform X1 gives rise to the protein MGSRGILQIISPKGIAILNTRFPGRVACDTLTRHLSTPAAFQRLSNEPVKKGASLRTVRSFYTSNILRKKDYYSTLGVTKNASPKEIKKAYYQLAKKYHPDTNKDDPDAGRKFQEVSEAYEVLSDETKRSEYDTYGQTSEQMGRSGGSRPGAGAGPQGFSQNWQFRSTIDPEELFRKIFGDGGFQSGFDDFSDSKFGFGGAQEIIMNLTFAQAARGVNKDIDVNVVDTCQKCSGSRCEPGTKPGKCQYCNGTGMETISTGPFVMRSTCRYCQGTRMYIKYPCLECGGKGQTVQRKRVTVPVPAGIEDEQMVRMNVGSKEIFIKFKVEKSRYFRRDGADVHTDASISLSQAVLGGTIRVQGVYEDQTIQIPPGTSSHKVINLTGKGLRRVNSYGSGNHYIHLKIQTPTKLTTQQKALLQAYAELEEDTPGQIMGVTYRSDGKSTASSSSTASSSFTWSSENVSEKQTQGTRDDSYHDYKPHDETETHDYQKEQLGSRFYYSLGVLLVLCCFGYYCLNQSNAQFEQERALAIERQRQDQLYHRLKSPSDDTT
- the LOC125953715 gene encoding protein tumorous imaginal discs, mitochondrial-like isoform X3; this translates as MGSRGILQIISPKGIAILNTRFPGRVACDTLTRHLSTPAAFQRLSNEPVKKGASLRTVRSFYTSNILRKKDYYSTLGVTKNASPKEIKKAYYQLAKKYHPDTNKDDPDAGRKFQEVSEAYEVLSDETKRSEYDTYGQTSEQMGRSGGSRPGAGAGPQGFSQNWQFRSTIDPEELFRKIFGDGGFQSGFDDFSDSKFGFGGAQEIIMNLTFAQAARGVNKDIDVNVVDTCQKCSGSRCEPGTKPGKCQYCNGTGMETISTGPFVMRSTCRYCQGTRMYIKYPCLECGGKGQTVQRKRVTVPVPAGIEDEQMVRMNVGSKEIFIKFKVEKSRYFRRDGADVHTDASISLSQAVLGGTIRVQGVYEDQTIQIPPGTSSHKVINLTGKGLRRVNSYGSGNHYIHLKIQTPTKLTTQQKALLQAYAELEEDTPGQIMGVTYRSDGGKVCYAEPQELTDIVREALRDRTKLPGSTDTGQSSETSEAQEKPKTEEAATKSRSSNSN